The Anaerolineae bacterium genomic interval AAAAACATGGAAAATAGGTGATGGAAAGATTTTTGTGCTGCCAACAGAGGGGGCTGTTTGGGCCGGCACAAAAGAAAAACAGGAAAATACAAAATAAAACATAAACTCGATCAACTGGTGGAGTAGTTTGACTGGTAAACTCGACTACTCAATTATTTGACAACTTTTATAATAT includes:
- a CDS encoding P-II family nitrogen regulator; translation: MTSKIKIELVVEVDTAQANKLLETITRSVKTWKIGDGKIFVLPTEGAVWAGTKEKQENTK